CGAGACCGTCGCGCACGCCGACGCCACCGGGATCGACCTCGCCTTCGAACCCGAGCCCGGCATGCTCGTCGCCGACCTCGCCGGCTACCGCAGGCTCCACCGCGAACTCGGCCTCCCCGACCGCTTCCGCCTCACCCTCGACATCGGCCACTGCCGGTGCCTCGAACCCCACAGCGTTCCCCGCTGCGTCGAACTGGCATCCGACCGCCTCGCCCATGTCCAGATCGAGGACATGCGGCGCGGCGTCCACGAACACCTGCCGTTCGGCGAGGGCGAGATCTATTTCCCGCCGGTACTGCGCGCCCTCGGTGCGGCCGGGTACCAGGGACTGGTCTCCGTGGAACTGCCCCGGCACAGCCACGCGGCAACCGCGACCGCCCGCCACAGCATCGAATTCCTGCGTACCGCAGCAGCCCTGTCGAAGGAGGCCGAACCCGTATGACAGCACCGACCGTCACGGCGGCACCGACCACCGTGCACCACACCCTCACCCTGCGCGCCCTCACCGAGGGGCTGGGCTCCGCCCTCGGCCACGAGCACCGCGCCCGTCTCGCCCAGGACCTCGCGGCCGTCGCCGAACAAGGCCCGGCCGCCCTCGACAGCCGCTTCCCCGCCGCCGGCCGCGTCTACGGCCGGGGCAGGCTGCCCGGCTGGGCGGGCTGGAGCGTCGAGGACGGTGTACGCACCAGGCTCCTCGCCCAACTGAAGGCCGAAGGCGAGGAGTTGGCGCAGGAGATCACGGAGCGCTACCGCAACGGCGACGCGGCGGAGCGGCGCGGCGTCCTGTGCGCCCTGCCCTTCCTGCCGCTGGGACCGCACGCCGTCCACCTCACCGACGACGCCCTGCGCACCAACGACAACCGGCTCATCGCCGCCGCACTCGGCCCCTACGCACGGGTCCACCTCGACCAGTACCGCTGGCGCCAGGCCGTCCTCAAGTGCCTCTTCACCGGAATCCCGCTGGCCAAGGTGGCCGGACTGCACGAACGCCGGGACGCCGAACTGGCCCGGATGGCCGTCGGCTTCGCGACCGAGCGCCGCGCGGCCGGCCGCACCGTACCCGCCGACCTGTGGCTGGTCGCCACCCACGACAGCTGAGCACCGCCCCCGGCCCGCGACGGAGCCGGGCCACACACCCCGACGGAGATTGGCCATGCGTATATTCGACCCGCACATCCACATGACGTCCCGGACCACCGACGACTACCGGGCCATGTACGACGCAGGTGTACGCGCCCTGGTGGAACCGGCCTTCTGGCTCGGCCAGCCACGTACCCACCCGGCCAGCTTCGCCGACTACTTCGACGCCCTGCTCGGCTGGGAGCCCTACCGCGCCGCCCAGTTCGGCATCCGGCACCACTGCACCATCGGACTCAACCCGAAGGAGGCCAACGACCCGCGCTGCACCCCCGTGCTCGACCTGCTGCCGCGCTACCTCGCCAAGGACTCCGTCGTAGCGGTCGGGGAGATCGGCTACGACACCATGACCGACGCGGAGGAGCACGCGTTCGCCGCGCAGCTCGACCTCGCCGTCGAGTTCGGGCTGCCCGCACTCGTCCACACCCCGCACCGCGACAAGGCCGGCGGCACCGCCCGCTCCCTGGCCGTCATCGAGGAGTCCGGGATCGAACCCGGCCACGTCGTCCTCGACCACCTCAACGAGGTCACCGTCACCGAGGTCGTCGGAACCGGCTGCTGGATGGGGTTCTCCATATATCCGGACACCAAGATGACCCCGCAGCGGATGGTCGACATCCTCAAAAAGTACGGAACGGAGCACATGCTGGTGAACTCGGCGGCGGACTGGGGACACAGCGATCCCCTGCTCACGAGGATCACCGCGGAAGCCATGCTCGAAGCCGGTTTCGACGAGGATGATGTCGACCGTGTCATGTGGCGCAACCCGGTCACGTTCTACGGGCAGTCGGGCAGGCTTGACCTGGACGGTTACAACGATGTGCAGGCCGCGGGGCTGTACGCCGGAAATTCGATCGCCCGCGGCGGCAGTTGAGGTCGATACATCATGCGTCTGCACCACTCGGACTCCACCACCATCCACCTCGCCTACTGCACCAACGTGCATCCGGCGGAGACCCTCGACGGAATCACGGCCCAGCTCACCGACCACGCGGAACAGGTGCGCCAGCACCTCGGCACCGACCTCGTGGGCCTCGGCCTCTGGCTCCCCGCCGACGTGGCCCACCACCTCGCCGACCACCCCGCCGACACCGCCGCGCTGCGCCGGGCCCTGACCACCCGGGGCCTGGAGACCGTCACCCTCAACGGCTTCCCCTACCGAGGCTTCCACACCCCCGTCGTCAAACGCGGCGTGTACTTCCCCGACTGGTCCGAGCCGTCCCGCCTGACCTACACCCTCAACCTCGCCAAGGTGCTCGCCGGACTGCTCCCCGACGACGCCGCCCGCGGCTCCATATCCACCCTGCCGCTGGCCTGGCGCACCCCCTGGACCGGCGTGCAGCGCTCCACCGCCGCCCGGCACCTCGACGACCTCGCCGCCGGACTCAAGCAGATCGAGGCCGAGACCGGCCGCACCATCCGCGTCGGCCTGGAACCCGAACCCGGCTGCGTCGCCGAGACCACCGCCCAGGCATCCCGGGCCATCGCCGGCGCCGACCACGACTGGATCGGCCTGTGCCTGGACGCCTGCCACCTCGCCGTCCAGCACGAGGACCCGTCGAGCGCCGTCGCCGCCCTCGTCGCCGAAGGCGTGCCCATCGTCAAGCTCCAGGCGTCCTCCGCCCTCGTCGCCGACACACCCGCCGACGCCGAGTCCCGCGAGGCGCTGCGCCCCTTCGCCGAACCCCGCTTCCTGCACCAGGTCCGCGAACAGCGCCCCGACGGCACCCTGCACGGCTCCGACGACCTCGCCCCCGCCCTCGCGGGCGCCCTGCCCGGCGACGCGCCCTGGCGCATCCACTACCACGTACCCCTGCACGACCAGCCCGAGCCGCCGCTGCGCAACACCAGCGACTCCCTCCAGGAGACCCTGCGGGCGACGTTCGGCGGGGAACACCCCCTCACCGACCACGTCGAGGTCGAGACATACACCTGGGACGTCCTGCCCGCCGGGCTCCGGCCCACCGGGGCGGCCGGCATAGCCGCCGGGATCGCCACCGAACTCGAATGGACACACGGCGAGTTGATCCGGCTCGGCCTCACCGAGCACGGGGGAGGCACCCCATGACCGACCGCCAGGTCGCGGTCCTGTGCACCGTCGGCCTCACCCCCCGCCTCATCGGCGAGATGCCGCACGTCGCGGCCATCGGCCAGGAGGGCTTCACCGCCCGGCTCGACACCGTCTTCCCCGCGGTCACCGCCACCGTCCAGGCCACCCTCACCACCGGCCTGCTACCCCGCGACCACGGGGCCGTCGCCAACGGCTGGTACCACCGCGACCACGGCGAGGTCATGATGTGGCGCCAGCACAACGCCCTGGTCCAGGGCGAGAAGGTGTGGCAGGCCGCCCGGAAGCAGGACCCCGGACACAGCACCGCCTACCTGTGCTGGTGGTGGGCCATGGGCGCGGACGTCGACACCGTGCTGACGCCGCGACCCGTCTACCACTACGACGGCCGCAAGTCCCCCGACTGCTACACCAAACCCGCCGGGCTGCGCGATGAACTCACCGCCCGCCAGGGCGAGTTCCCCCTCTTCAACTACTGGGGGCCGACCGCCTCCATCGCCTCCACCCGGTGGATCGCCGGCGCCGCCCGCCATGTCGTCGACACCCGCCGCCCCGACCTGTCGTTCATCTACGTGCCCCACCTCGACTACGACCTCCAGCGCTACGGCCCCGACAGCCCCCAGGCGGTGCGCGCCGCCCGCGAGGCCGACGCCGCGCTCGCCCCGCTCCTCGGCGACCTGCGCGACCGGGGGACCACCGTCGTCGCCCTCAGCGAGTACGGCATCAGCCCCGTCTCCAGGCCCGTCGACATCAACCGCGCCCTGCGCCGCGAGGGGCTCCTCTCCGTCTACAGCCAGCGCGGCATGGAGTACCTGGACCCCTGCACCTCCCGCGCGTTCGCCGTGGCCGACCACCAGGCCGCCCATGTGTACGTCGCCGACCCCGCCGACATACCGCGCGTCCGCGACGTGCTGAAGCGCACCGAGGGCGTCGACGAGATCTGGGACCGCACCGAGCAGGCCACGTACGGCATCGACCACCCCAACGCGGGCGAGCTGGTCGCCGTCGCCGAACCGGACGCCTGGTTCACGTACTACTACTGGCTCGACGACACCCGCGCCCCCGACTTCGCCCGCGGCGTCGAGATCCACCGCAAACCGGGCTACGACCCGGCCGAACTCTTCTTCGACCCCGCCGACAAGGCGGTGAAGGCGAAGGCAGCACTCACCCTGTTGCGCAAGAAGGCCGGGATGCGCGCACCGCTCACCGTGGTGCCGCTCGACCCGGCCCATGTCAGAGGCAGCCACGGACGGCTGCCCCAGGACCACCGGGACGGGCCGCTGCTGCTGTGCTCCGACCCGGGGCAGGAACGGGACCGCTACCACGCCACCGAGGTGAAGGACTTGCTCCTGCGCCTCAACGGACTGGCCTGAGACCGGCCGTATCGAAAGGATCGAGAGGAGGCCAGATGACACCTCGGCGGAGTACCGCGATCAGCGAGGTGCGCATACCCCGACCGGCGCTCGAAGCGGTTCGCCGGATGCAGGAGTCGGGCGAGATCCACGTGTGGTGGTGGCCGCTCGGCGCACGGACCGACCCGGCGGACTACGCCGTTCTCGACGAGGTGGAGCGGGGCCGGGCCCAGCGCTTCCACGCCGAGGCGGACGCCGCCGCGTTCACCGCCACCCGGGCCGGTGCCCGGCGGGCCGTGGCCGGGCTGCTCGGCGTCGAACCGGGAGAGGTCGGCTTCGGCCGGCGGATCTGCCCCGGCTGCGGCGACCGGGAGCACGGCCCGCCGGCCGTCACCGACCCGCCGGTCCCGCTCGCGGTCAGCCTGTCCCGCACGGCGGGGGCCGGAGCCCTCGCGGTACGGGCGGGCAACTGGGTGGGCGTCGACGTGGAGGCCCTGCGGCCGGTCGAACCGGCCGGCCTGGCCGAGGTGGTCCTCACCGACCCGGAGAGCGCGTACGTCCTCGGCCTGCCCCCGGGCCCGGCCAGGGACGCCGCCTTCCACCGGGCCTGGACCCGCAAGGAGGCGGTGGTCAAGGCCGTCGGCCTCGGCCTGCTGGGCATGCCGCTCAACACGCTGGACGTCGCTCCGGCGCAGGACGGCCCCGTGCGGGTGGTGCACCGCTACCGCGGTGAGGAAACGCGGTGGCAGGTGACGGACGTCGACATCGGCGACCGCTGGGCGGCCTCCGTGGCCCGCCCGGAGACCAGCCCCCCGGGCCCGGTCCACACCCACGCCCCGGCGTGACGACGGGCTTCGCGCCGCAAGATCCCCTTCTTGCGGCGCGAAGCCATGCCCGGACCCCGCCGCGCCCTCCCCGCCCCCGGAGTCCCGGTGGCCCGCACCGGACACAACACACTCGCACCGGCGTCGCGGGCCGGCGCGGCGGCCCCGGCCCGGCGACGATTGCCTGGTCAACTGGCCGAAAAAGACACTAAGTAGATCGAATATAGAACTACGGGCCACGCTCGACCCGATGCCATATACGCTCGAAAATCATCCCCTTGAGACCCGGAACCGCACTACGGAGAGGACAGGTCGCAACATGGTGACCGAGACGAGCCGCCCTTCCCTCGACAACGGCTACAACACGGTCAACCGGGGGCACGCCCTTCGTCTGGCCGACGTGACCAAGGTGTACGGCAAGAACGGCCGCGGCGTGCGTGCCCTGGACGGGGTCTCCGTGGGGATCGAGCGCGGCT
This genomic interval from Streptomyces sp. NBC_00376 contains the following:
- a CDS encoding 4'-phosphopantetheinyl transferase family protein, whose amino-acid sequence is MTPRRSTAISEVRIPRPALEAVRRMQESGEIHVWWWPLGARTDPADYAVLDEVERGRAQRFHAEADAAAFTATRAGARRAVAGLLGVEPGEVGFGRRICPGCGDREHGPPAVTDPPVPLAVSLSRTAGAGALAVRAGNWVGVDVEALRPVEPAGLAEVVLTDPESAYVLGLPPGPARDAAFHRAWTRKEAVVKAVGLGLLGMPLNTLDVAPAQDGPVRVVHRYRGEETRWQVTDVDIGDRWAASVARPETSPPGPVHTHAPA
- a CDS encoding nucleotide pyrophosphatase/phosphodiesterase family protein, with the protein product MTDRQVAVLCTVGLTPRLIGEMPHVAAIGQEGFTARLDTVFPAVTATVQATLTTGLLPRDHGAVANGWYHRDHGEVMMWRQHNALVQGEKVWQAARKQDPGHSTAYLCWWWAMGADVDTVLTPRPVYHYDGRKSPDCYTKPAGLRDELTARQGEFPLFNYWGPTASIASTRWIAGAARHVVDTRRPDLSFIYVPHLDYDLQRYGPDSPQAVRAAREADAALAPLLGDLRDRGTTVVALSEYGISPVSRPVDINRALRREGLLSVYSQRGMEYLDPCTSRAFAVADHQAAHVYVADPADIPRVRDVLKRTEGVDEIWDRTEQATYGIDHPNAGELVAVAEPDAWFTYYYWLDDTRAPDFARGVEIHRKPGYDPAELFFDPADKAVKAKAALTLLRKKAGMRAPLTVVPLDPAHVRGSHGRLPQDHRDGPLLLCSDPGQERDRYHATEVKDLLLRLNGLA
- the eboE gene encoding metabolite traffic protein EboE, with product MRLHHSDSTTIHLAYCTNVHPAETLDGITAQLTDHAEQVRQHLGTDLVGLGLWLPADVAHHLADHPADTAALRRALTTRGLETVTLNGFPYRGFHTPVVKRGVYFPDWSEPSRLTYTLNLAKVLAGLLPDDAARGSISTLPLAWRTPWTGVQRSTAARHLDDLAAGLKQIEAETGRTIRVGLEPEPGCVAETTAQASRAIAGADHDWIGLCLDACHLAVQHEDPSSAVAALVAEGVPIVKLQASSALVADTPADAESREALRPFAEPRFLHQVREQRPDGTLHGSDDLAPALAGALPGDAPWRIHYHVPLHDQPEPPLRNTSDSLQETLRATFGGEHPLTDHVEVETYTWDVLPAGLRPTGAAGIAAGIATELEWTHGELIRLGLTEHGGGTP
- a CDS encoding TatD family hydrolase, whose protein sequence is MRIFDPHIHMTSRTTDDYRAMYDAGVRALVEPAFWLGQPRTHPASFADYFDALLGWEPYRAAQFGIRHHCTIGLNPKEANDPRCTPVLDLLPRYLAKDSVVAVGEIGYDTMTDAEEHAFAAQLDLAVEFGLPALVHTPHRDKAGGTARSLAVIEESGIEPGHVVLDHLNEVTVTEVVGTGCWMGFSIYPDTKMTPQRMVDILKKYGTEHMLVNSAADWGHSDPLLTRITAEAMLEAGFDEDDVDRVMWRNPVTFYGQSGRLDLDGYNDVQAAGLYAGNSIARGGS
- a CDS encoding EboA domain-containing protein gives rise to the protein MTAPTVTAAPTTVHHTLTLRALTEGLGSALGHEHRARLAQDLAAVAEQGPAALDSRFPAAGRVYGRGRLPGWAGWSVEDGVRTRLLAQLKAEGEELAQEITERYRNGDAAERRGVLCALPFLPLGPHAVHLTDDALRTNDNRLIAAALGPYARVHLDQYRWRQAVLKCLFTGIPLAKVAGLHERRDAELARMAVGFATERRAAGRTVPADLWLVATHDS